One Pseudomonas sp. HOU2 genomic window carries:
- a CDS encoding ABC transporter ATP-binding protein: protein MSDNLIEIRDLRVAFNGQSVVHGIDLDIRPGECLALVGESGSGKSVTAHSILQLLDPNITRIDGSIRYAGEELLGVHERYLRQLRGNRIAMIFQEPMSSLNPLHTIERQLGESLALHKGLAGAQARERILELLELVGIQKPRELLKAYPHQLSGGQRQRVMIAMALACEPQLLIADEPTTALDVTVQRRILLLLKELQQRLGMALLIISHDLNLVRTIAQRVAVMRGGRIVEQASCEQLFRAPQHPYSIELLNAEPGDEALCRDDAQDLLQVRDLNVRFRLGGGWLRPKTYLAAVKGIDLNLQRGKTLGIVGESGSGKSTLGQAILRLIDAEGSIRFAGEALEQLSGKQLRPLRKRLQVVFQDPFGSLSPRLCVEQIIAEGLQVHSDLNAAEREQAVIDVLREVGLDPATRHRYPHEFSGGQRQRIAIARALVLKPELILLDEPTSALDRTVQKQIVALLRRLQEEHGLTYLFISHDLAVVRALAHDLIVMKEGEVLERGETGKLFSSAQHPYTQELLAASNVEARLAQIL, encoded by the coding sequence ATGAGCGATAACCTGATCGAAATCCGCGACCTGCGTGTGGCCTTCAACGGCCAGTCAGTGGTGCATGGCATTGACCTCGATATCCGTCCGGGCGAGTGCCTGGCACTGGTCGGAGAGTCCGGCTCGGGCAAATCGGTGACCGCCCACAGCATCCTGCAATTGCTCGACCCGAACATCACGCGGATCGACGGCAGCATTCGCTATGCCGGGGAAGAGCTGCTTGGCGTGCATGAGCGCTATCTGCGCCAGTTAAGGGGCAACCGCATCGCGATGATTTTTCAGGAGCCGATGAGCTCGCTGAATCCGCTGCACACCATCGAACGGCAACTCGGTGAGAGCCTGGCGCTGCACAAAGGTCTGGCCGGCGCGCAAGCCCGTGAGCGCATTCTTGAGCTGCTGGAGCTGGTCGGCATTCAGAAGCCGCGCGAACTGCTCAAGGCCTATCCGCATCAGCTCTCCGGCGGCCAGCGCCAGCGGGTGATGATCGCCATGGCGCTGGCCTGCGAGCCGCAATTGTTGATCGCAGACGAGCCGACCACCGCACTGGATGTGACGGTGCAGCGCAGGATTCTGTTGCTGCTTAAAGAGCTGCAACAGCGCCTGGGCATGGCGCTGCTGATCATCAGCCATGACCTGAATCTGGTGCGCACCATTGCGCAGCGGGTGGCGGTGATGCGCGGTGGGCGGATCGTCGAGCAGGCGTCGTGCGAGCAACTGTTCCGTGCGCCGCAGCATCCCTACAGCATCGAATTGCTCAACGCCGAGCCGGGGGACGAAGCGCTGTGCCGGGACGATGCGCAAGACTTGTTGCAGGTGCGCGATCTGAATGTGCGTTTTCGTCTCGGCGGCGGTTGGCTGCGGCCGAAAACGTACCTTGCGGCGGTCAAGGGCATCGATCTGAATTTGCAGCGCGGCAAGACACTGGGGATTGTCGGCGAGTCGGGCTCGGGCAAGTCGACGTTGGGCCAGGCGATTTTGCGCCTGATCGACGCCGAGGGCAGCATTCGCTTTGCCGGTGAGGCGTTGGAGCAACTGAGCGGCAAGCAGCTGCGGCCACTGCGCAAACGCCTGCAAGTGGTGTTTCAGGATCCGTTCGGCAGCCTCAGCCCACGCCTGTGTGTGGAGCAGATCATTGCCGAGGGCTTGCAGGTGCACAGCGATCTGAATGCTGCCGAGCGTGAACAGGCGGTGATTGATGTGCTGCGCGAGGTCGGTCTCGATCCGGCGACTCGGCATCGCTACCCCCACGAATTTTCCGGTGGCCAGCGGCAACGGATTGCCATCGCCCGGGCGCTGGTGCTCAAGCCGGAGCTGATCTTGCTGGATGAGCCGACATCGGCGCTGGATCGCACGGTGCAAAAACAGATCGTTGCTTTATTGCGGCGACTGCAGGAAGAGCACGGGCTGACTTACCTGTTCATCAGTCATGATCTGGCGGTGGTGCGGGCGTTGGCTCATGACTTGATTGTGATGAAGGAGGGTGAAGTACTGGAGCGCGGAGAGACCGGCAAGCTGTTCAGCTCGGCGCAGCA